In Macaca mulatta isolate MMU2019108-1 chromosome 16, T2T-MMU8v2.0, whole genome shotgun sequence, the sequence ATGGACGGTGTCCTCAGCCTCAATCTCCCTGCACCCACGCACCGCCCGCAGCCCCTCCCACCGTGTGCAGCCCACCGCACTGGAGGCCtgaggcctgggttccagccccgtgaccttgggcaggtcccTCAGCCCTTCTGACCTCAGGTTTCCAGCTGCTGTCTGCCCAGCTGGCCTCGGTCACCCGCTCACTGGCTCACTGGTGCCCTCTGCTCCTCCCTAACTCCATCCCAGGTTTGGGGAGGCCAGACGCGGTTAAGGGTCAGTCTGCCCAGCCCAGTGTGGACACACCAAGTGCCTGCGAGCCCCTGGGAGCtgcctgtgccaggctggagtgccagggAGGGGCGAGGACAGCTGCAGCCCCAAGATGTAAACAGGCGTGCAGGTATAAAAGCTGGAGCCCCTGGGCCTCTCCGCACCCCCGCCTGACCCACCTTCCCAGAACTCTCAAAAGAAGCCAGGCAGAGGTGAGCCCTGCCAAGGAGGAGTGTGGGTCCCAGGCAGAGGTGAGCCCTGCCAAGGAGGGCTGTGGGTCCCAGGCAGAGGTAAGCCCTGCCAAGGAGGGCTGTGGGTCCCAGGCAGAGGTAAGCCCTGCCAAGGAGGGGTGTGGGTCCCTGGCAGCTGAGGTTATCCGAGCTGGATGGTGGGAACTTGGGGGCCTCCTCTTCATCCACAGGACAAGGGTGGCCCTGGGAGACCCCAGGGAGCCCAGGGGAGGTGGGGAAAGGAAGTGGAAAGAGAAGGAATGACCCTTCCTGCCAGTATCACCACTATGAGCCCCAAGGGGACCCCCGGATGGAAGACAGCTGCACGTGCCTAGTCCTGTGGGGCACATGTGCGTGCACGCGGGTGCTGGCGCGAGCCTCTGTGGGCACGGCTACAAGAGGCGGCTGAGAGCTGGGGCCTCTGCATAGGGAGCTGGACCTGCTCACTCTGCCCCTAGGCCCCCAGGCTCTGAGTGGGGATGGAGATGGGGTGTGGCTGGCAGGGCAGCGGGTCCAAGGCCTCTGGCCCCCAGACTCCAGCAGACACACAGAGCCGGCTCTGGTCCCCGTGCCCTGCCAGAGGGATCCCACTGCCTCCATCACCTGTTCCCCCGAGAGGCCTCTCTCATCTCAGCATCTGCCCTTGGCGACTAGGTGGCAGAGGCTAGTTGCTGTGGGCAGACCACAGCCTCCAAGAATGGAAGGTCCGGAATGGCCCGGGGCGGGGCAACCCAGATGTAGCAATGCTGGGGAGGTGTGTGCTCTGAGGGGTCTTAGCCCAGCCTGGAGGCTACAGGAGCTCCAGCTGTGGAGGGTGGGTAAAGGGAGTGGGGAAAAAGAGGCCTTTTGGCAGGGCCTTTCCCGGCACTGAGGGCAGTCCCCCGAGTCCAGGCAGGGCCTAAGGATAGCTCGTGTGGTGTCCCACAGCCTCCCCCCGCAGGACATCCTGGCTCACTTGGATCCCGTTAAACTGCAGCCCGGGCCGGCGATGCAGGAGCTATAAATAAACCAGCAGTCTGGAGCTCCAGGCCTGCCTCCACCCTGTCTCCAGCCCGGATCCCAGGCTCCCCTGCCTTTGTTGGGGGCACCCCTGAGAGCAGTGGGATTGGGGGTGGTGAACGAGCCCAGCCCAGAGGCGCCCCCAGCGCTCGGCAGATGGGACATTGGTTCCTGGCTCGGCCACGTTTAGTGTGGAATTTGGCCCAGCCCCTCCTCTATAAAGGAGGTGACATTGGGCCTGGGGCCCCAAGTGGGAGGCAGGTGTCCTCTCTTCCAGAACGGGTCCCCCAGATGCCAGGGTTGGAGGAGGGGAACCAGAGTTCCAGCTCTGAATGAAGTGGGGCAGGGCCTGTCCTGAGGGCCTTGGAGGCCCAGGCCTGCCCCACATGCCCGCTCACCACCACCCTGCTGGCTGGGGGAATCAGCCACTGCAGGGGCCTTGGGGGCCCAGCTCCAGCCCCACAGCAGCAGACAAGCCCATTCCCCACCATCTCCCTTCTCTCCTGGCTCCTCGCACAACCCCGTGAAGGGGCAGGTGTCTCCCCATATCACATGGCAGCTGGAGGCACCATGGGTTGGGGAGAAGAACCTGGTCCAAGGGCTGCAGCTGGCACCCCCACACCCCCGGGGCACCAGGGTTGGGTTGCAACCCTTGACCTATGGCCTCTCTATCCAGAGGAGAGCAGAGATGCCTCTGGCCACTGCCCAGCCCCATTCGAGAACACAGGCCGCCCCTCCTGGCAGCAAGAGCGTTCCAGAAGGCTCTACCACCCCGTGAACTTTCAAGAGGGCCAAGAAGCCTGGGACACCTGCTGCCCCTTGCGCTCTGAGATAGCTGCTGTGCTGAGCCCCAGAACCCAACCCCCGCTGGGGACAGCAACCCGAGAGCCCAGCAGGTCACAAGGTGCTGCTGTGGGGGCCACAGGATGGCCCAGCCCCTCCCGCTGGCCCCTCTGCCTGTGCCCAGACCCCCATCTGCCTGGCTGGGATCCCAGCCTGTCTCAGGGGCCCTGCCACGACGCCAACACTATGACACCTGTCATCGTTCCCACTTTACGGCAGGACCCAGCACCACGCGGCATCTACGTCTGCTCTGGCCCAAGCAGCACCCCCAATCCATGTGTGCACTCCATGAATTGACTCCCTATCCACCCCAGGACCAGGATGGACGAGGACTTCTCCCAGATGAAGAAGATGGCCTTGGCCATGGGCACGTCCCTATCAGACAAGGACACTGAGCTGCTGCCCACGGACATGAGACACCACGGTACAGCCTGCCCCGCCCAGCACAGCCCCCACCCATCCAGCCCAGCTGTGGTCAGGAGACCTCACCCCTTTTTTGGGGCTGATGGGTCCAGGACCCCAGGACCTGCGGCGGGCGGGGACATGGGGGTGCAGGACCTGGCAGCCCCCATCCCAGGGTGGGGTCTTCCCTGGAGGCCTGGCGGGAGTGAGGTTGGCCCCTCCGTGAGCCCAGCCTGGTTGCCCCAGGATCCTACAGCTACCTCAAGTTCTTTGAGCACATGCGCAAGTTCCACGCCTCAGGCCAGCTGGACGAAGCCATCCGAGAGGCCTTCCAGGCCCTGGACAAGGACAGGAGCGGCTTCATTGAGTGGAATGAGATCAAGTAATAGCCGGCGGCCGGGGAGGGGTGGGGCCCAAGCCACCCAGACCACACCAAATGCCCACCTGGCAGACCTGGCTTTCCCCCACCGGGTCCCGGCTAGCCTTGTAGCTGGCAGGGCTGGGCCAGAACCGGCTAGAGGCCCAGGAGGCCCACAGGCCCAGGCTCCTGGCCTGAAGTGTCCTCGCCTACAAAGTGGGGGGTGAACATCTCGTGAGCCACTGGGCACTGGCTGGAAGCCCGTTGGCACTGACTCAAGCCCCCTCGGCCCCAGGTACATTCTGTCCATCATCCCCAGCAGCGGGCCCACTGCCCCGCTGACAGACGAGGAGGCTGAGGCCATGATCCAGGCGGCGGACACAGACGGGGACGGGAGGATCGACTACGAAGGTGGGGGCAGCACAGCCAGGGTATCCTCAGGACCCTCCTTCCCCTGCTAGGCCACGACCCTTGCCCATGGCCTCACCCTGAGGGCACCAGCACCCAACTCACAGAAGAGGAAATCCAGGCTCAGGGGTCTGGGCTGGGCCGGGAGCCGAGGGGCTCTCCCCTGGGCCAAGGGCCCCACTGCAGAGGGGCGGCCGGGAGGGCTTTGGGAAGACCAGCTGTGGCGGAGCCAGCGGGTATGGGGTCTCTGGGCTCAGGGATACCATCTTCTGGGGGGCCCACGGTCTTTGAGGCTCTCCATGGCTGCCCTGAGTTCTGGGCCATCTCACTCCCCAGTGGCTGGCCAcaggcctggagggcagagggcACACGAGGTGGGCTGGGCCTCCAGACACCCCCTGCCCAGCCATGGGCCCTGTCCTCATCTGCCTGGGTCTGGAAACCCCAGCAAACCTGGCTTGTGGGGAGCCACAAGGCTTGGCGAGCAGCCTGGCCCCTCTCAGAACCCAGGGCCCCCAGCtgctccgtgcctcagtttccccactaaGAGATGATCATAGGAGGAGCACCTGTTCTCAGAGGGTCTGGTGGAATTCCTGAGAGTCTCTGCAGAGACCCAGGCCACTGCAAGTCCCCAGTCCCCGGCCGGGGTCAACTCATCACGACCAAGCAGCCTGGCCCAGGGCAAACAGCTCCAGCGTGGGGCCCCGGCCAGACAGGCTGGAGGCCTGGTCCCTACCCAAGGGCTTGGGGACTGTGTCGTCCAGGCACACTCCCTCTGCCTCTTTTGAGAGTTAAAGGGCTTACAGGGATTGGGGGACACAAAACAGGGGTACTAACTAGAAATTGGTCTCCTGCTCTAGAATTTTCTGAATTGatcaaaaaggagaaaattccAAAGAAGAAGTAGCACCATGACCAGCCCTGGCCAGCCGAGGGGTTCTCATGGGGTAACTCAGGGTGACCACACACCTGGACAGAAGCTGTTGGGTAAGAGGAGGCAGCTGTGAGGGCGGACCCAACTTTTGCcggaaaatggaagaaaagcagCATTAAATGAATGACGCAGCCTGGTGTGTCTGCTGGGGGTGCTGGTGTGAACCGGGGTGGGGGCAGGATCAGGGCCATGGGTGACAATGGCTGGGGGACAGGGCCGCCGTGTGAGAGGGGGAAGGAAGACGCCTTCTCCCAtcccccagccccacctggcTGTGGGAAGCCCCCAAGGGCGACCCTGCAGCGAGATTCCGTCCAGCTGGGCCTCCGGTCTGCAGGGTACATGGTGCTCTGTGGGCCCAAACCCCTGAAGAGCCCCTTTCCAATCTGCAATGGGCCTGGCCGGGACCACACACTCCCAGTTCATACCTGAACGCAGTAGGGGGACACCTGCAGCCCCTGGGCGCCCCGGCAGGGGCCTTGTTCCAGGCCGAGGCACCCGGCAGaccctctgcccccatctcctgcCTGCTCAGGCTCCCGGGCGGGGCCCTTCTGTCTCCCGGCTGTGTGTCTCCCTTGATGGTGCTCCTCTCCCCGCTTAGTGCTTCCGGCGGGACCCCAGCCCAGTCCTTGGTCCTCTGTCCCACCCACACTCGCCTACCTGGAGCCCCTCATCTGGTGGCTTAAGGGCCCCCGGCGTGGCAGTTCCCAGCCCTGAGGTCCTGTGAGCAGCAGGAGCCTGGGCCCCCTTGGTGCTATTTGTGGATGTGGGTGTCGGCCTCCAGCTGCTCACTGGCCACACGGGACTCCAGGCCCTCTGGGCTGGTGGCACTGAGGGTCTTGGGAGCCTGAGTCCTGGCTCGCCCCAGAAGGGAAGACACCTGCCCATCAGGGGAGCCCTTGCTGGGCCTTACGGTAGCGAGAACAGAGCTGCTCCAGAGGCGAGTGTGGCAATGTCAGGGTCTACTTGTCACGGCAGCAAGAGTGAGGCTGATCCACACGCCATCCTCACGGCCCACCCGCGGGTAACTACAGGCTCCATTGAGAAATACACACAGAGCCCACTGCCCACACCACCCTGGCCACGGTCACTCTCGCCTGGGTAACCACCACAGCCCCATGGTTGGTCTCTCCACCTCTACCCTCTGAAGGTCCTTCCTCAACTTGGTGTCTGGAGGGCTCCCTCTCGGAACCCTCCCAGGGCTTTCCTCTCACACAGGGTGATGCTGGGGGCCTCACGGACTCTGGCTCCCACTGTCCCTCTGACCTAAGACCCCCAGGTCCTGCCCCTCCTGATGCAGCCACGTGGCCCCCCTGCCTcctcagccaccatgccctgggGCCTTTGTGCCTCCAGCCCTCAGCCTGGCACGCCATTCCCTAGACATCCAGCTGCGAGGCAGACTATCTCCTCCTTCGATGCTTTCTGCAAATGTCGCATCCCGAGGTTGTCTTCACCTGCCCTGTTTGATATGTCACTCACCCTCGCCAACATCCTGTGTCCCCCGGACCAGATCTTTTCCCCAAAGCACTCCCCGTCCCCTAATACACTATGACATCCACGTGTGTATGCGTTTATTATGCGCAAACAGAGCATGGGTGCTAAGATCCAGAGCAGGGGAGCTCCGAGAGGCGAGTGCAGGCAGCACAGGCTGCCCCACTGGGCATCTGCCAGTCAGCAGCGGGACTGAGAGGGCACCGGGCGGCCTCCTGCTGTCCAGGGCCTGTCCGGGAGGAGGGGCTTTGGCTGCAGCTGCAATGGGCTACCCAGTGGGAGTAAGAACAGCAGAGAACCCGACCCGGCCTCACCAACTGGAGGCTGCCCTCACAGTCAGTGCAGAGCCCAGCATCagcccctctcctccctgccagCCAGAGCCACAGTGAGCCCACCAGACAGGGGGCTGGCAAAAGTCAGTCCCAGGCCCAGATCCAGCCCAACACCGGCCAAACCTGGTTTTGAACTGTCCAGGACAGCTTTCGCACTGTGCTCAGAGGCCTtagaaagtttgaaaataaagaaggggccgggtacggtggctcacacctgtaatcccagcactttgggaggctgaggcaggcggatcacctgaggtcaggagttcaagaccagcctggccaatatggtgaaaccctgtctctgcagaacgcacattatttttaaatatgtaaagcatttaCCAAAATTGTCCAAACGCTGGGCCCTAAAGTGAGATGCAATCAAGTTAAAGGACTGAAATAATACGGAACATTCTCTGACCATACAGAAGCTAAGttagaaatttaaaagagaaacaaagcagCGCAGTTCTAAACAGCCTATGGTTCAAAGGGACCATCCTGCAAATTTGAAAATGGTTTGCAccaaagaagaatgaaaatacaacacGTCAACTTGTGGCTGCCGCTCAAACGGTGCCTTGGGGGAAACTCACAGTCTTCGATGCACAGACTCCAAAGGAAAAGGGCCTGGGAATCCATGTTCTAAGTATCCTTCCCAAGAagtcagaaaaagaacaaaaaaggaagCTCGCAGGAGGGGCAGAAATAAAGGTGCGCATTGTGAAATATTAAGTTTCCCGCTTTCTTTCCGTCTCCCCTGCTGGAACATAAACCCCTCGAGGGGTTGGGTGTGGtaacctggagtcccagctacttgggaggctgaggcaggagaattgctgtaCCCCAAATTCTAGGCCTGGCACTGACAGATGCCTTAGATGATTTGGTTGATGATGTGAACTGTCTCAAAGACGCAGGCTCCGCCAGGGAAAGAATGGAGCCCATGAGGGCGGCGAGCCAGATCGGGTGGAATGAAACCCAGGCAGAGTCCATTTGTGTTTCTAGGGTCTGGGCCCCACCCCGaagcccttcccccacccccaacagccCATCAACCTAGACAGGGAAGTGACCCAGCTGGGGGAAGGGAGTCCAGCTTTCTCAATGGTGAGACTCGGGGTGCCCCCCACCGTGACTCAGAGACCCCTCCAAACCCCTGGGGACCTCCACAGTGTCTTGCTGGGTGAAGCCCTCCTCTGTGTTGCCGTCTGTTGGGCACTAGAGCTACCTGGAGCAGAAGGAGCTGGAAGGCTCAGGGCAACAGGTTTGACCTGGGGCCTTTCCCGGAAGGCTGGGGCCTAATAGCTGCCCCTGGAGCACAGAGCCGCCCCCTGCCCACCGCACTCCCAGCCTCCCGCACTCCACTCCCCACAGGGAAGAGAAATGCCATCTAAGCCCCCTTCCCCAGGCACCCTGTCCAGGTGAAGCCGCCCGGCAGACAGGCCCTCTCCTCAATGTTCCAGCCTCTCAGGAAAATGCTTCTCAGCAGCACAACACTTGAGGCCACGCAGCTGGAGGGCAGCACTGAGACAGGAATGATACTCGGTACCAGTCCATTCATCTAAAATCTGAATTAGAAACcaacaggctgggtatggtggttcacacctgtaattcaactttgggaggccagggtggggtgACCACTTGAATGATCACTTGCTGATCACTCAaaccaggagttggaaaccaatctggtcaacacagtgagactgtctacaaaagtaaaataaaagtagctgggcatggtctcCCACTACCAGGTAGTCCccactacctgggaggctgaggcggggggaatcacttgaggctaggagttcgaggctgcagtgagctataaatgcgccactatactccagcttgggcaacagagcaagaccttgtctcaaaaaataaagattaggccgggcgcggtggttcatgcctgtaatcccagcactttgggaggccgaggtgggtggatcacgaagtcaagagatcaagaccagcctggccaacatggtgaaatcccatctctactaaaaatacaaaaattagccgtcttggtggcacacacctgtaatcccagctacttgggaggctgaggcaggagaatcacttgaatccaggaggcggaggtttcagtgagccaagatcatgccactgcactccagcctgggcaacagagactctgtctcaaaataaataaattaattaaattaaattaaaatttaaaaattaagacaataaaaaacaaaatccaagagATGCAACGATCCAGAGGTGGCCCCAAATGCAAAAGGCCCTCCGCACGTCCTTGTGAACAAATGGACTCAGGAATGAAGGAGAAACGAACGAGCAAATGAAAAACCCATAAGACAGGGGCTGGGAAGCCAGGGATGCCCCCAGCCGAAGGTCACACCcgtttctctctccttttctggcCATGAGGAGTGTCCCAGGCCTCTTCTCACTATCTCTGTGGAGGTCACCCTGTGCATCCTGCTGGAGACCTTGTAAACAAACTTAGTTTAGTAATTCGCAGCCGTTTCACTGATAAAAACACCTTTTCTGCGGCCAGGGCGCCCGAACATGTGCCCCAGCAGAAAGCTCGGTTTCCCCACGTGGCCCCGCGCTGCTCCTGGGAGCCGGCTCCTGGGGGCTTCAGCTGCGGTGACGGAGGTGTGGGGCCCCCAGTACCTGAGATCTACAGCCGCCCACTCTCAGAGCCTGCCTGGCCAGCTGAGCTCACATTTGGGTGACGTTCTGGAGTTAAAGCCCAGCTGAGTGGCTCAGCTCTCAGCACCCTGCAGCCAGTGTCCCCATCGTCCCTGGGGGCCACTGCCCCCACACAGGCTTTGGTGAGGCCCCCAGAGCTTTGTCCTCAGCATGGGGCCTGGCCAACAGCAACTCATCGTAAGGGATGCAGCTGTCATCCTCGGCTCCTGCCCGCAGCCTCACCAGGAAGTACCTGGGTCTCACCCTGGCCCAGGAGCAGGCCCTGGGAGTGGGGTGGCCGCTGAGCTGAGCCTGAGTGTCCAAGACAAGCAAGGCTCACAGTGACCTAGGGGACAGTGGAAGCCGCCCCTCCCACCCCGCTAGGCACTGTCCCTGCTGTGCATTTCACCTTCACACAGGCCTGGCCCTGTCTGCAAAAGGGGGAAGGCCCAGCAGTGGTTCTGCGTGACCAACCACGACCCGGGGGACCACACTGCCCTGTCCTGTGCCCTAGATACCCAGCCCAGTGCCACACACAGCTCCAGCCCGAGCCTCCAGCTCTGATTCCAACATCTTGGGGCCCTTTGGGGCCTCCCCCCATGCCCCAGGTCCTCAAGCATGATTTGCACAGTCCCCTGAAGCCACATTTGCCTGGGCCCTGTCCGTTAGGGGCGTTCTCCTAGCCTCACCCCCGAGGTCCTCAGCTCCTCCTGGCTTGGGGCCCTAGTCTAGGCCTGGACCTGGGAACCTCGGGGGTGGTGAGCGAGAGGGACTCAGTGGCCTGCAGCCCCTGCCAGGCGGGGGACCCACACCAGAGGCAGGACAAGGCCCATCTCACACACATCCCTGGTCACCAAAGCCAGCACGGGGACCAGGGACGATGCCACCTGGAAGGATAAAGACATAAAGACAAGGACACGCCTTGTGTCCAGGGCAGTGGCTTGGCCAGCAGGATGGTGCTGGGCACAAGGACCTGAGCCTGGCCAGCCCCTCCTGGGGGAAGGCAAGCCCCAGGCAGGGTCTCGGAGCAGGCCTGGGCAGCTAGCAGCACCTCTGTTCCACAGGGGGCCTCCCAGGACCCCAGGCATGGGCCCAGCAGCCGCTGCGGCCAGGGAGGTCCTAGCCATGCTGCAGGTGGGAAGACAGGCTCAGGGACGATGGGTCGACCCGGCGCAGATGCTGGGACAGTGTGGCATGGCAGCCCGAGCAACCCCAAAGCCCGGTCCCAGGACAGTGCGGCCTGCTCGGGGACCCTTGTCTCCCACCAAGCGTTCAGGCGTGACTTCAGACCTCCCATCCCAGTGAGTGGGCGTCCAGCACTCACTTCCTGCTCAGTGTAGACAGAGGTGGAGGGAGGGCTGCCCCCCGAGGATTCAGGGC encodes:
- the PVALEF gene encoding parvalbumin-like EF-hand-containing protein, coding for MDEDFSQMKKMALAMGTSLSDKDTELLPTDMRHHGSYSYLKFFEHMRKFHASGQLDEAIREAFQALDKDRSGFIEWNEIKYILSIIPSSGPTAPLTDEEAEAMIQAADTDGDGRIDYEEFSELIKKEKIPKKK